In one window of Bos taurus isolate L1 Dominette 01449 registration number 42190680 breed Hereford chromosome 15, ARS-UCD2.0, whole genome shotgun sequence DNA:
- the OR52N2 gene encoding olfactory receptor family 52 subfamily N member 2 isoform X1 has protein sequence MFGANSSSLTPKFFILNGVPGLETAHIWISLPFCFMYIIAVVGNCGLIYLIGHEEALHHPMYYFLALLSFTDVTLCTTTVPNMLCIFWFNLKEIDFNGCLAQMFFVHMLTGMESGVLMLMALDRYVAICYPLRYATILTSAVIAKAGLATLLRGVMLIFPFTFLTKRLPYCRGNFIPHTYCDHMSVAKVSCGNFRVNAIYGLMVALLIGVFDMCCIAVSYTMILRAVVSLSSTDARHKAFSTCTSHICAIVITYVPAFFTFFTHRFGGHSVPHHIHIIVANLYLLLPPTMNPIVYGIKTKLIREGVIKFLLGEKVVFTQDT, from the coding sequence ATGTTTGGAGCCAACAGCTCCAGTCTAACCCCAAAATTCTTTATCTTGAATGGTGTTCCTGGGCTGGAAACCGCACACATCTGGATCTCCCTGCCATTCTGCTTCATGTACATCATTGCTGTTGTGGGCAACTGTGGACTCATCTACCTCATCGGCCATGAGGAGGCCCTGCATCACCCCATGTACTACTTTCTGGCCCTGCTCTCCTTCACAGATGTCACCCTGTGCACCACCACGGTACCCAACATGCTGTGCATATTCTGGTTCAACCTGAAGGAGATTGACTTCAATGGCTGCCTGGCTCAGATGTTTTTTGTCCACATGTTGACTGGGATGGAGTCTGGGGTGCTCATGCTCATGGCGCtggaccgctatgtggccatctgctaCCCCTTACGCTATGCCACCATCCTCACCAGTGCTGTCATTGCCAAGGCTGGTCTTGCCACTCTGCTGAGGGGTGTGATGCTCATCTTTCCATTCACTTTCCTTACCAAGCGCCTGCCCTATTGTCGAGGCAACTTCATTCCCCACACGTACTGTGACCACATGTCTGTGGCCAAGGTGTCCTGTGGCAATTTCAGGGTCAATGCTATTTATGGTCTGATGGTTGCTCTCCTCATCGGCGTGTTTGACATGTGCTGTATTGCAGTGTCTTACACTATGATCTTGCGAGCTGTGGTGAGCCTGTCATCCACAGATGCTCGTCACAAAGCCTTCAGCACCTGTACATCACATATCTGTGCTATTGTGATCACCTATGTCccagcttttttcacttttttcacccACCGTTTTGGAGGACACAGTGTCCCTCACCACATACACATCATTGTGGCCAACCTTTATCTGCTCCTGCCTCCTACAATGAACCCAATTGTTTATGGTATCAAGACCAAACTGATTCGTGAGGGTGTGATCAAATTTTTACTTGGAGAGAAGGTCGTTTTTACCCAAGACACATAA